The Ailuropoda melanoleuca isolate Jingjing chromosome 9, ASM200744v2, whole genome shotgun sequence genome includes a region encoding these proteins:
- the TMEM65 gene encoding transmembrane protein 65 isoform X4 gives MMRVMQLANSSEKLEAPPPTPGQLRYVFIHNAIPFIGFGFLDNAIMIVAGTHIEMSIGIILGISTMAAAALGNLVSDLAGLGLAGYVEALASRLGLSIPDLTPKQVDMWQTRVSTHFFLT, from the exons ATGATGAGAGTAATGCAACTAGCAAATAGTTCTG aaaAGTTGGAAGCTCCACCACCCACCCCAGGACAGCTGAGATATG TATTCATCCACAATGCGATACCTTTCATAGGGTTTGGCTTTTTGGATAATGCAATTATGATTGTTGCA GGAACCCATATTGAGATGTCTATTGGAATTATTTTGGGAATTTCAACTATGGCAG CTGCTGCTTTGGGAAACCTTGTGTCAGATTTAGCTGGACTTGG tcttgCAGGCTACGTTGAAGCTTTGGCTTCCAGATTAGGCCTGTCAATTCCTGATCTTACACCAAAACAAGTGGACATGTGGCAAACACGTGTTAGTACACATTTT